Genomic window (Leptotrichia sp. oral taxon 212):
TGAAAGTCAGGGGTTTCTGGTAAAATACCTTTTCCCCCCTGTAATCAGTCTGGACAAATTCTGATTTATACTTTTCCCTTATATCGGTTATATTATTTTTTCTAAGATACTCATCTATAAATATAAAACCTACATTATGTCTTGTAAGCTTATACTGTTCTCCCGGATTTCCAAGTCCTACAATTAACTTCATCTTCTTCCTTCTTTTCCTTCCTTTTTTATAAATACTGTAATTGCCCCTAATTTTCCCGTATCACTGCTATAAGCAGGGCAATATCATTGTAAGTAACTCCGCTTATTCTGCTTGCCTGCCCTATTGTAGCAGGCTTTCCGTACATAAGCCCTGAAATGGCTATATTACTTAATCCCTGTATTTTTTCATAGTCAATGTTCTCTGGTATTTCCATTTTTTCAAGCTTTTCAAATTTTTCAATCTGTGCCTTCTCCCTTTCAATAAACACATTATATTTTGCATTTATTTCAACCTGCTCCTTTGCAAGAGGTGAAAGATTTTCAGTTTCTACAAACTCTGAAAGGTTGTCATAGCTTATCTCTTTTCTCGCAAGAAATTCAAAAGCTGAAACAGGGCTATTTGCACTTTTTGTGGAAATATCCTCACTTCCATTTTTCATATTAAATTCTTTTCCAATTATTTCAAGCTTTTCATTTGTTTCCTTTGTCGGATATACAGTTATTCCTTTAAGTCTTTCTATTTCTGCTTCTATTTCATTTCTGACATTTTCCAGTTCCTTAAGCTTTTCACCATTTAAAAGACCTATCTCCTTTGATTTTTCAAGCAGCCTTATAAAGATGTTGTCCTGTCTGAGAGTCAGCCTGTATTCCGCCCTTGACGGTAATACCCTGTATGGCTCGGGTGTTTTCTTGTTTATTATGTCATCTATCAGCACTCCTATATATCCTTCACTTCTTTCAATGACAATTTCCTTTTTGCCAAGTATTTTTCTTGCGGCATTTACTCCCGCCATGAATCCCTGACATGCAGCCTCCTCATAACCGCTCGTACCATTTATTGTACCTGCTGTATAAAGTCCATTAACTACTTTTGTTTCAAGAGTCAGGTTCAGCTGATGTGCCGGAATAAAGTCATATTCCACAGCATATCCATATCTGACTATTTTAGCATTTTCAAGCCCCGCAATTGTTTTAAGCATTGCTTCCTGTGCAAACGGAGGCATTGCTGTTGTAAATCCATTTATATATATTTCATTTGATTCAACCGATTCCTGCTCAAGAAAAATCTGATGATTT
Coding sequences:
- the mnmG gene encoding tRNA uridine-5-carboxymethylaminomethyl(34) synthesis enzyme MnmG, which gives rise to MNRNYDIIVVGAGHAGVEAALASARMGLKTALFTIYLDSIAMMSCNPSVGGPGKSHLVSELGMLGGEMARHIDSYNLQLKNLNHTKGLASRITRAQADKYWYRVKMREIVENEENLYLVQGIVNDLIVENGSVKGLIDNLGVKYAAKAVVLCTGTFLKGQFIMGDVKYSAGRQGEPSSDELPDNLIKYGFELDRYQTATPPRVDRNSIDFSKMEELKGEDKPRYFSYETEKEYNQVLPTWLTFTTEKTIETGKEMLKYSPIVTGIVSTKGPRHCPSLDRKIMNFPEKTNHQIFLEQESVESNEIYINGFTTAMPPFAQEAMLKTIAGLENAKIVRYGYAVEYDFIPAHQLNLTLETKVVNGLYTAGTINGTSGYEEAACQGFMAGVNAARKILGKKEIVIERSEGYIGVLIDDIINKKTPEPYRVLPSRAEYRLTLRQDNIFIRLLEKSKEIGLLNGEKLKELENVRNEIEAEIERLKGITVYPTKETNEKLEIIGKEFNMKNGSEDISTKSANSPVSAFEFLARKEISYDNLSEFVETENLSPLAKEQVEINAKYNVFIEREKAQIEKFEKLEKMEIPENIDYEKIQGLSNIAISGLMYGKPATIGQASRISGVTYNDIALLIAVIREN